The DNA segment TGGTGAGGAGGGCATATTGCCCAACTGGCAGCACCAAATGCGCCCCTAGCCCTACAAAGAAGAGGATGAGGAAGAAGTCGCGCAGGCTTCGGAGGCGGGTAATAATTTCCAGGCTGTAGGGCAGTGCGGCCAGGCTGATACCTGCCAGGAAGGCGCCAATCTCGATAGGGAAATCGAACTTCTCCATAGTAATGGCAAAGAGGAAGCACCAGGCAATGCTGCTTACAAACAGGATCTCAGAAGACTTGGCCAGCTTTGCAAAGAGGAGAGGGAAGATGTACTGGGACATCGTCCAGATAAGCGTAAGCATGGCAGCGGTCTTCACTAGGAGAAGGAAGATTTGCTGGCCCAAGTCCAAGGCGGAAGCCCCTGAGAGGCCCGAGATGAGCACTAGGGCAATAATGGCGATGATGTCTTCAACGAGAAGGATACCAATAGCTAGGCGACCGTGGAGTGAGTTAAGGTCGCGGGCTTCGCTGAGGAACTTGATGACAACCACGGTTGAAGCAAAGCTCAGTGCCGCCCCCAGGTAAACACCGGTGAGGAAGCTTTGATGGGTGAGCATCGCCAATACCATACCTGCGGCAAAGTAGCCTATGGCCTGGGTGACAGCTAGGAAAGAAGCCGCCTTGAAGACGTTCTTGGCCTTTACCCAGTCCAGTTCCAAGCCAACGAGGAACAAAAGGAAAGCAATGCCGATCTGGGTAAGGGTTTCCAGGAGTTCACCACCACTCTTGATGTAGTTGAAACCAAGTGGGCCTAGGACAAGTCCGGTGGCGATGTACCCAATGAGTGGGGGAAGACGAAAAAGTCGCACCAGAACAGCCAGTGCGGCAGCCAAAATGAGAATGCCCCCAATCTCAGTAAAGTAGTGATTCACCCCTTTAGTATATAAGAAAAACACCTGAATTTCCGGTATTTGGAAATGGGCGCTACTGAGTGAAGGGGTTTGTCTTCTTAGCGCAATGTTTGTGGCTTTGGTAAGCCACAAATGCATCACCCGCTATAGATTTCCAGGTTTAGCACATTGACAATTGACCGGTTTGGACGTATACTAATTTAATTTCCAAAACAAAAAGTTGTGGAAATACAAAACAAATACAAAAACAAAAATCATGACCTTCGTTGGTCTTGGCGAAATCCACCGCCGCATCCTGCCATTCACGTTGAGCATCCGTCTCATTACCCTGACGACTGCCCCGTCTTTGGTTAGTTTTGTGCAGATCGGTACCGCCCACGCCATGCCTGCCAACGGGGGACTAGTTGTTGCGGAGCGTTTTGCGGTCAACGACCTGCTCCAGGCTACCAATCAGGAACGCCGTGCTGCAGGCCTTAACGAGCTTGCGGTAAACCCCCTCCTCAATGCCGCTGCTGCCCGCAAGGTGGTTGATATGCGTGAAAAGGGGTATTGGGACCATTACCGCCCAAGTGATAACAAGGCTCCTTGGGACTTCATTAAGGAGGCTGGATATACCTATAAGGTTGCAGGTGAGAACCTTGCCCGTGGTTTCCGTACGGTTAATGGCATTACCAAAGCTTGGATGGAAAGCCCATCCCACCGTGCCAACCTACTTTCCCCAGATTACACCGAGGTTGGTTTTGCCGACGCTGAGATTATCAATGAAGATGGTGAGCGCGTTATGCTTACGGTTCAAATGTTTGGCGGGAAATAATTGGACAGGACTAGGTGAGCCCTTGAGGGCTCTTTTTTTGTATCCAACGGTGCATTAAGAACTGCTACACCCTGAGAGACTGCGTTTTGCGCATAATTGACGCGCAAAGCCGATCATTTCTCAAAGTGTGACAGTTCTTATGGGGTGGTATAATGTGCAGGTATGTTCCGGCGTCTCTTAACTTGGCTCCAGGGATCTTTCAGCTACATCTGGCTAGTGGCTTTAGCTGTGTATTTTTCCGTGCTTGCTGGGCAAGCTATTTACCGTAATTACCAGGCACAGCAGGATAGCAAAGCCTTGCGGGCTGAGTTAGCACAGGCCAAACAGGAACGGGAACGGCTAGAGGCGCTGGTGGTTTACTATAAGACCGATGCCTTCCGGGAGAAAGAACTCCGCCGTAGTCTCTTGCTGCGCATGCCTGACGAAAAAGTGTACGCTCTCCCTGAATCGGCAATAGGGAAGAAGGCTGAAGAGGCGGAAGTCGCTTTGCGTGAACAGTCTGACCCTCGCACCAGCCTCCCTACGTGGAGACAGTGGTTTGACTACCTTTTAGGGCGC comes from the Verrucomicrobiia bacterium genome and includes:
- a CDS encoding cation:proton antiporter; this translates as MNHYFTEIGGILILAAALAVLVRLFRLPPLIGYIATGLVLGPLGFNYIKSGGELLETLTQIGIAFLLFLVGLELDWVKAKNVFKAASFLAVTQAIGYFAAGMVLAMLTHQSFLTGVYLGAALSFASTVVVIKFLSEARDLNSLHGRLAIGILLVEDIIAIIALVLISGLSGASALDLGQQIFLLLVKTAAMLTLIWTMSQYIFPLLFAKLAKSSEILFVSSIAWCFLFAITMEKFDFPIEIGAFLAGISLAALPYSLEIITRLRSLRDFFLILFFVGLGAHLVLPVGQYALLTIGLTILAVLVKPVISFLTLTANKYRSRTAFLTAVTQSQISEFSLILITLGVRQGQVSAEISSAVTFTMVASVFFSTILFGHRNALYRLLRKPLTSLERHSHDHHEHVTAEIEERLTDHIVIFGYHRMGYHILKKLHQLHHRTVVVDFNPEIISKLRSVGIDCVYGDVEDDEIFDAIHMERASMVVSTIPHHEETLFLIEQIKKKNPKVKLIVTAHEIDYALAYYAKGADYVILPHLLGGEHVADLITQYQTHSLGRYMRHRAEEVKLLRAKNHTLYFD
- a CDS encoding CAP domain-containing protein; translation: MTFVGLGEIHRRILPFTLSIRLITLTTAPSLVSFVQIGTAHAMPANGGLVVAERFAVNDLLQATNQERRAAGLNELAVNPLLNAAAARKVVDMREKGYWDHYRPSDNKAPWDFIKEAGYTYKVAGENLARGFRTVNGITKAWMESPSHRANLLSPDYTEVGFADAEIINEDGERVMLTVQMFGGK
- a CDS encoding septum formation initiator family protein; its protein translation is MFRRLLTWLQGSFSYIWLVALAVYFSVLAGQAIYRNYQAQQDSKALRAELAQAKQERERLEALVVYYKTDAFREKELRRSLLLRMPDEKVYALPESAIGKKAEEAEVALREQSDPRTSLPTWRQWFDYLLGRSTRA